One segment of Urocitellus parryii isolate mUroPar1 chromosome 5, mUroPar1.hap1, whole genome shotgun sequence DNA contains the following:
- the Opn4 gene encoding melanopsin isoform X1, translating to MSRSLRTPANMFIINLAVSDFLMSSTQAPIFFASSLYKRWLFGEAGCEFYAFCGAVFGISSMITLTAIALDRYLVITRPLATIGMASKKRAAFFLLGVWFYALAWSLPPFFGWSAYVPEGLLTSCSWDYMTFTPSVRAYTMLLVCFVFFLPLFLIIYCYIFIFRAIRETGRACEGCGESPRRRRQWQRMQSEWKVAKIALLVILLFIVSWAPYSIVALVAFAGYAHLLTPYMSSVPAVIAKASAIHNPIIYAIIHPKYRMAISQNLPFLKKLLGVSSQHGRPSLSYRSTHRSTLISHASEVSWISGRRRQESLGSESEVGWTDTEAAAAWGAAQQMNGWSLCGQILEDEEATAPSRSQGQEAETFRKVIGPRGSSPACAPGCRTPIGSLFLLGRVWPCHTLSHTQTQDYAWSLQAFKMALLPVLYWIHSPSPTSSPHTTKLLPCNVVYTRFSAQQPHPGSV from the exons at GAGCAGAAGCCTCCGGACCCCTGCCAACATGTTTATTATCAACCTCGCTGTCAGTGACTTCCTCATGTCCTCCACCCAGGCCCCCATCTTCTTCGCCAGCAGTCTCTATAAGCGGTGGCTCTTTGGGGAGGCAG GTTGTGAGTTCTATGCCTTCTGTGGGGCTGTCTTTGGCATCTCCTCTATGATAACCCTGACGGCCATCGCCTTGGACCGCTACCTGGTGATCACACGGCCCCTGGCTACCATTGGGATGGCATCCAAGAAGAGGGCAGCATTTTTCCTGCTGGGTGTCTGGTTCTATGCCCTGGCCTGGAGTCTGCCACCCTTTTTTGGCTGGA GCGCCTATGTGCCTGAGGGGCTGCTGACATCCTGCTCCTGGGACTACATGACCTTCACGCCCTCTGTGCGTGCCTACACCATGCTGCTCGTCTGCTTTGTGTTCTTCCTACCCCTGTTTCTCATCATCTACTGCTACATCTTCATCTTCAGGGCCATCCGGGAGACAGGCCG GGCCTGTGAGGGCTGTGGCGAGTCCCCACGACGGCGGCGGCAGTGGCAGAGGATGCAGAGTGAGTGGAAGGTGGCCAAGATCGCGCTGCTGGTCATCCTTCTCTTCATAGTCTCCTGGGCCCCCTACTCCATTGTGGCCCTGGTGGCCTTTGCTGG GTATGCACACCTCCTGACTCCCTACATGAGCTCAGTGCCGGCTGTTATCGCCAAGGCCTCTGCCATCCACAACCCCATCATTTATGCTATCATCCACCCCAAGTACAG GATGGCCATCTCCCAGAACCTGCCCTTCCTGAAGAAGCTGCTAGGTGTGTCCAGCCAGCATGGCCGTCCATCCCTCAGCTACCGCTCTACCCACCGCTCCACTCTGATCAGCCATGCCTCCGAAGTCAGCTGGATCTCTGGACGGAGGCGCCAGGAGTCCCTGGGTTCTGAGAGTGAGGTG GGCTGGACAGACACGGAGGCAGCAGCTGCATGGGGGGCTGCCCAGCAAATGAATGGATGGTCCCTCTGTGGTCAGATCCTGGAGGATGAGGAAGCCACAGCCCCTTCCAGGTCCCAAGGACAGGAAGCTGAGACTTTCAGGAAGGTGATTGG ACCAAGGGGCAGCTCCCCAGCCTGTGCTCCAGGATGTAGGACGCCCATTGGTTCTCTCTTTCTTCTGGGACGTGTCTGGCCCTGTCACaccctctcacacacacagacccaGGATTACGCCTGGAGCCTGCAGGCTTTCAAAATGGCCCTGTTGCCTGTGCTGTACTGGAttcacagtcccagccccacatcctctccccacACCACAAAACTACTGCCTTGCAATGTGGTCTACACCCGCTTCTCAGCTCAGCAGCCACACCCGGGCTCAGTCTGA
- the Opn4 gene encoding melanopsin isoform X2, with the protein MSRSLRTPANMFIINLAVSDFLMSSTQAPIFFASSLYKRWLFGEAGCEFYAFCGAVFGISSMITLTAIALDRYLVITRPLATIGMASKKRAAFFLLGVWFYALAWSLPPFFGWSAYVPEGLLTSCSWDYMTFTPSVRAYTMLLVCFVFFLPLFLIIYCYIFIFRAIRETGRACEGCGESPRRRRQWQRMQSEWKVAKIALLVILLFIVSWAPYSIVALVAFAGYAHLLTPYMSSVPAVIAKASAIHNPIIYAIIHPKYRMAISQNLPFLKKLLGVSSQHGRPSLSYRSTHRSTLISHASEVSWISGRRRQESLGSESEVGWTDTEAAAAWGAAQQMNGWSLCGQILEDEEATAPSRSQGQEAETFRKTKGQLPSLCSRM; encoded by the exons at GAGCAGAAGCCTCCGGACCCCTGCCAACATGTTTATTATCAACCTCGCTGTCAGTGACTTCCTCATGTCCTCCACCCAGGCCCCCATCTTCTTCGCCAGCAGTCTCTATAAGCGGTGGCTCTTTGGGGAGGCAG GTTGTGAGTTCTATGCCTTCTGTGGGGCTGTCTTTGGCATCTCCTCTATGATAACCCTGACGGCCATCGCCTTGGACCGCTACCTGGTGATCACACGGCCCCTGGCTACCATTGGGATGGCATCCAAGAAGAGGGCAGCATTTTTCCTGCTGGGTGTCTGGTTCTATGCCCTGGCCTGGAGTCTGCCACCCTTTTTTGGCTGGA GCGCCTATGTGCCTGAGGGGCTGCTGACATCCTGCTCCTGGGACTACATGACCTTCACGCCCTCTGTGCGTGCCTACACCATGCTGCTCGTCTGCTTTGTGTTCTTCCTACCCCTGTTTCTCATCATCTACTGCTACATCTTCATCTTCAGGGCCATCCGGGAGACAGGCCG GGCCTGTGAGGGCTGTGGCGAGTCCCCACGACGGCGGCGGCAGTGGCAGAGGATGCAGAGTGAGTGGAAGGTGGCCAAGATCGCGCTGCTGGTCATCCTTCTCTTCATAGTCTCCTGGGCCCCCTACTCCATTGTGGCCCTGGTGGCCTTTGCTGG GTATGCACACCTCCTGACTCCCTACATGAGCTCAGTGCCGGCTGTTATCGCCAAGGCCTCTGCCATCCACAACCCCATCATTTATGCTATCATCCACCCCAAGTACAG GATGGCCATCTCCCAGAACCTGCCCTTCCTGAAGAAGCTGCTAGGTGTGTCCAGCCAGCATGGCCGTCCATCCCTCAGCTACCGCTCTACCCACCGCTCCACTCTGATCAGCCATGCCTCCGAAGTCAGCTGGATCTCTGGACGGAGGCGCCAGGAGTCCCTGGGTTCTGAGAGTGAGGTG GGCTGGACAGACACGGAGGCAGCAGCTGCATGGGGGGCTGCCCAGCAAATGAATGGATGGTCCCTCTGTGGTCAGATCCTGGAGGATGAGGAAGCCACAGCCCCTTCCAGGTCCCAAGGACAGGAAGCTGAGACTTTCAGGAAG ACCAAGGGGCAGCTCCCCAGCCTGTGCTCCAGGATGTAG